The genomic interval TCGAGTTTTGGAAATCTAAATTGTGAACATAAACGCaacaatattatattctttaaattaaaattaacataataatttagcatgataagaaaatataaatgcaAGTAATTATCACTATCATTATTCTTGTTGTTTCATAATTTTCTCTTTAGTTTGATTATACTAAAGATGCAAATTGATTGATTGTGGCTAATCTCAAACACTATTATCTCCACATCCAACAAACTTTTACACACATTTTACATTCACTATTTTAcccttcaatttttatttctctataaatataaaaagttaatttttttttttaaccaaaacatacttttacacttttacattcaagtGACACAATgagtcttttatattttaaatatttattaaaagtaaaaaggatagttttaaaagagaaaattgaaatatattatgtCATTTGAATGTGATTGTTAAGTAGACGTGTCAATTTATCAggttttttttaagataatgatatttagacaatatttcttttacaacatttgaatattgattacgtgtcaatgtgttattggtcaaaaattactccacaataatgtttatgattattattattgattgtggagtaatttttgaccaatcacacattgacacataatcaatgttcaaatgttgttaaaaaatattgaataaatatcattatttttttttaataaccaaAATTCTCCTATTTTCAacaaatgatttaaaaaaaatatttaatatttaatattatgatattaGATGTATTACCTTACACGAATACACTTAAACATTATGTTTCTCGTCATAGCACCTACTAACATTAAACCATGTTTAACATTCAGACAGAGAGACAATGAatacacaaaaacaaacaacatttattttcTCTCAGACACGTACACGTTACACGTGCACACACTCAAAATCAACTGGTTTTCTCACCCACGCATGTACCATTATAACATTACATATCTCTCACATgcacatatatttaaaatatcacaTGCACATTAAACATCGTTGGTCTATTTCCATAATATACACACTTATAACATTACTTACTTTCATAAATGCAACAATCAttgtcattaaattaaaataattaaagaatacaCTAAAATGTAATATCATGATAtactttacatttatttaatacgTAGTATTTGATACAGAAAATAAGAGTAAAATTTTTACTTGTATCAacacaaattttgatttttgaggATCACCCTCAACCacataaataaaaggaaattttcAAACATCTTATGTCAAAAATTGTCGGGACACCCTACATTTCACAGATACATCCTTAGACGATTCAAATGCCTTCTGAACAGTCAAAAGAAACACATAAACAAAATGGTATTAATAGAAGATTTAACCCtagttattttctatttttgatgtacaaattaaacaaattccaaagcatataacttttttttctcccCCATTAGAGCCAATTGCCCCTTAAACTCATAAAAATTTAGCCCTAAATATTCGGTCCGTGAATGCATGTTTGTCATATACTTCCAAAGCCTAACCCACAGTTTCATCTTCCAAACCCTGTGATTACTGTGAGCCCAGCTAAGCCAATCTCACCCTATAAATTTGCAGTTGAACTCTCACACTCCTTAGTggccacacacacacacacattacaCAGATCTACCCATGTCACTGGATCTGTGATTTTCTTAGACATTGGTGTCATCACCAACAATTGTACTTGTCAATATCCAAATACACATCAAATCTAGTCACATTCTTTTTCAATCCTTTCACTCCTCAATTCACATCACACACAACAACCATGGAGATTGATAGCAGGTTTTTGAGTACCGGCCTACTCCTGGTTGCCACAATCCTTGTGGCAAAACTCATTTCAGCCTTCATAGTGCCCAAATCCAGGAAGAGGGTACCCCCAGTTGTGAAGGGGTGGCCCTTGATTGGAGGGCTTGTCCGTTTCCTCAAAGGTCCAATCTTTATGCTCCGTGAGGAGTACCCTAAGCTTGGGGGTGTCTTCACCCTCAAACTCTTCCACAAGAACATCACCTTCCTCATTGGCCCTGAGGTCTCCGCACACTTCTTCAAGGCTCCAGAGACTGATCTCAGCCAGCAAGAGGTGTACCAATTCAATGTGCCAACTTTTGGACCTGGGGTGGTCTTTGATGTTGACTACTCTGTGAGACAGGAACAGTTCAGGTTCTTCACTGAGGCTCTTAGGGTCAACAAGCTCAAGAGCTATGTCAATCAGATGGTTGCAGAAGCAGAGGTATGCTTGTGTTGGTGCTATTCATGTTGGTGTTTGTTtggttcttttcttttgttgttggtGATTGATCTAGTATAGTGGTTTCTCACTTTGATGGGTAATCGTTCTCTGTTCTTGGATTTAATCATTGCAATCGGGAATTTGTTGggctattttatttttggatttaaatttcacaattttggtttttcatTTTCGCACTTAATGTTCAAATCCCCACTTTTGAAAACCTCCACTCTTCCTCCATGGTTCTCTAGATGCCCAAGCTTTCATCCCTCGGTCTACACTATGTCAAAATTCGACACCTGAAGGGTTGGATTGATTTTGGatatttacaaaattcaaaGACCAAAAGCgatgttttaaaatttaggaACAAAAGCCctttattgtaaattttactttgatgatgaagacaattaacccttttgttttctttgatttttatggGGAGTAATGATGGATTGGGGGACTGGGAAAAAAATTGTCATCCCCTTAGAAATTTTCCGGTTGTGAGGCTGATAGGCTTAGATACCTTGCTtttgttattggcttttgttcTTCAATTGACCCTTTTTTGTTGTTACTTAATGTATTACATGTTTGGGCATTCAATTCAACGATTTGGTGGTCAATGGCAACACCTGTCATGATCAGTGTGTTCTGCAGGGCGTTGCGTATTCCAGCTTTATTGCTAGAATAGCTAACTGAACAGCCTTATCCAACTCGATAGGATCTGATACAAGGTGGTTTTGGACTAGAGTGAAAAGAGTGGCAATATAAATCTTACAAGAATATGTAGTAAAATTTAACGATTTCGTTATTTATAACGTATGTgcataccttttttttttccacacgAGAATGGACCATTGAATTGTCAACAAAGCTTCATACTACTTGAGTTCATTCTGATAATAAACTGGAGAAgctcttcattttcatttggaCTTCACTATGGTGAAATGGCATCAAACCTGACAGTTTTCATTGTCTCATTATGTTGTTTGTTAACATTAAACTCCTACCTTGTAATTTTTCTTGGCTGTTTAACAATTGGATATTGAAGAGTGTTCTATCCCAAAACAAACTCAATTTGCAGGACTATTTCTCAAAGTGGGGACCAAGTGGTGAGGTTGATTTGAAGTATGAGCTTGAGCATCTTATTATCTTGACAGCCAGTAGATGTCTCTTGGGACGTGAAGTTCGGGACAAGCTCTTTGATGATGTCTCTGCACTGTTCCATGATCTTGATAATGGGATGCTTCCAATCAGTGTGCTCTTCCCATACCTGCCTATCCCAGCTCACAAACGCCGTGATCAGGCACGCAAGAAGCTAGCTAATATCTTTGCTACTATCATAGCTTCTCGCAAGAGTGCCAGCAAATCAGAAGATGACATGCTGCAGTGCTTCATCGACTCAAAATACAAAGATGGTCGCCCAACAACTGAAGCTGAAGTGACTGGACTCCTCATTGCTGCTCTTTTTGCTGGTCAACACACAAGTTCAATTACCTCCACTTGGACTGGTGCATATCTGCTGTGTAACAACCAGTACCTTTCAGCTGTGCAGGAGGAGCAAAAGCAGTTGATGGAAAAGCATGGGGACAGAGTTGATCATGATGTTTTGGCTGAAATGGATGTGTTGTATAGGTGCATCAAAGAAGCCTTGAGACTCCACCCTCCTCTGATCATGCTGCTGAGAAGCTCTCACAGTGATTTCAGTGTCACAACACGAGAGGGGAAAGAGTATGACATTCCCAAAGGCCATATAATTGCTACATCACCTGCTTTTGCTAACAGGCTAGGTCACATTTTCAAGGACCCTGACAGGTATGATCCTGACCGATTTTCTGTCGGGAGGGAAGAGGACAAGGTGGCAGGTGCATTCTCGTACATTTCGTTTGGAGGGGGTAGACATGGATGCCTTGGGGAGCCATTTGCATATCTGCAGATTAAAGCAATATGGACTCATCTGCTGAGAAACTTTGAACTGGAGTTGGTGTCACCTTTTCCTGAGATAGACTGGAATGCCATGGTTGTGGGAGTTAAGGGAAAAGTGATGGTCCGATATAAGCGGAAGGTGCTTTCAGTCAATCAATAGGACTAATGTTTCATTTTCATGGATGATTTTATTGTAAGCAGTTACTGTTAGTCTTTCCTGGTTCCGCTTCTGTCCAAGTTCACTGTCTATTTTGGCAATGGATATCTAGAatctttgattttgattttattttgttatgtgaTAAGTGATTGTAACTTGTTTTGGTTTGTGTATTGGAGGCTACTAGTTTCTTGGGTTCAAGTGAAATGGTTGAACTAAAATGCTGCATGGGATATTTTGGCGCTGTACCATCCTGAAATATTCTGATCAAACTTCCTCACTTTATGAAATTTGATCAAATTGGATCCATTTAAAAGCTGGGGGAATCTTTCTCCCCCTAAACAATTTTGACGTGTATGTTCTTATTTCTTAGATTCATAACTATCAACCAACCAAACTAGCCTTATTTTAAAGGATACAGACTC from Vigna radiata var. radiata cultivar VC1973A chromosome 9, Vradiata_ver6, whole genome shotgun sequence carries:
- the LOC106774110 gene encoding obtusifoliol 14-alpha demethylase, with translation MEIDSRFLSTGLLLVATILVAKLISAFIVPKSRKRVPPVVKGWPLIGGLVRFLKGPIFMLREEYPKLGGVFTLKLFHKNITFLIGPEVSAHFFKAPETDLSQQEVYQFNVPTFGPGVVFDVDYSVRQEQFRFFTEALRVNKLKSYVNQMVAEAEDYFSKWGPSGEVDLKYELEHLIILTASRCLLGREVRDKLFDDVSALFHDLDNGMLPISVLFPYLPIPAHKRRDQARKKLANIFATIIASRKSASKSEDDMLQCFIDSKYKDGRPTTEAEVTGLLIAALFAGQHTSSITSTWTGAYLLCNNQYLSAVQEEQKQLMEKHGDRVDHDVLAEMDVLYRCIKEALRLHPPLIMLLRSSHSDFSVTTREGKEYDIPKGHIIATSPAFANRLGHIFKDPDRYDPDRFSVGREEDKVAGAFSYISFGGGRHGCLGEPFAYLQIKAIWTHLLRNFELELVSPFPEIDWNAMVVGVKGKVMVRYKRKVLSVNQ